The genomic stretch AGGCACATCAGGCAGGAGTATAAGATGGCCGGAAGTCAAGAGCACCAGCAGCAGATCCAGCACCTGGAGGCTGAGCTGGCTCAGATGCAGAAGGGGTTTCAGGAGATGGCAGGTACATGCACTCACAGGCTTGGCTCCTCTAAGAGATGGATAAACTAAGCCCATTTTTTCTGGGAAGTCAACTCTTATTCAGACCCCTGTAACCCTATACAAACCAGTAACTGGTTTTAGGAATCAACTTCTCTTGCGAAGTAAGATTGAACCTCAAAATAATTGAATCAAAGAGATAATATTTACAAAAACAAAAGTCAATTCATttacaagacagagacagatgtccTCGCAGCTTTTCCTTGACCGCGTGTCTCTTACTTCTACAGACAACATTCAGCGCTCTCTTGATGTAACTTTCAATGAAATTGACAAGAAGACAGTGCATCTCATAGATGACAAAAAACAACTGGCTACAGAGGTAAGACAAGGCACATCAGCAGAACAGATTTCTTTATTTTCGATGATAACACACTTTTTCCTCAGAGGGCCATCAAACACCTTGACAAGCACAGCCGACAGGAGATCAAAGAGAATGAGTGGCTGAAGAGAGAGGTATGGCATATGTATGGTTGAAAATATAAACAGCACATTAGGTTTGCTTTATTTTACAGTTCATAATCTGGTAGTCATGATTTGTTCTAAAAGAAAGCATAAGAAAGCACAGTAAGACCCATCATTTTTGTTTGTGTGACCCTATTGTTAcacagtatacactgagtgtaccaaacattaagaacactcaACACTTGAAATTGAGTCCCCCCCACCccacaaggtgtccaaagcgttccacagggatgctggcccatgtcgactccaatgctttccacagttgtcaagtcggctggatgttctttggttGTTGAGTAAAGTATTACCAGACATGATCAGAAAGCACATCCCCTTGCTCCAGGGGTCTGTACCAGAAAGATGGATTCATGAGTATAAATTATCCAGCTAACTGTCCAAAATAATTTCATATTTTTGAGAAATATAGATTTAAAATTGACAAGTTATAATTGACTGAACAGCAACAACCAATATACAATTTTTCTTAATCAACCAGAAAATCAAGTTTGCGTGGCTGTTTATCAAATTTAGTTGGCTAATTTAATTATCCTGCTTTCTGGAATACCCCACAGCTTGCCATTTACACAAGAGAGGTATCCATTACAGCATTGGCCGTCCAACAACTGGAGGAGGAGAATCTTGAGCACATGGGTCAACTGTTTGAGCGTCGCCTGGAGGACCTGCAAATCTCTAGGTCCTTCACCTCAACATAACTCTTCACCCACATTCATATACTGTGACATGCCATGTCATATGTTACTGAATGAAGCTggacagcctggtcccagatcagtttgtgttgCATAGCCAACTTCTATGGTCTTTGTCATGCCATTTTTGGGCAAGACagcccaaacagatctgggacccggCGTCAATTATATGCAATGCTATTCTATTAATCCACTCACCTGTGGTAAAACGGCACTCTCCTTGCTTTCCATCTGTGGTCTcactcatctctctgctctcctgtccaCAGAAACGTCTTCCTGACTCAGGCGGCAGGCCTGGGACCCTCTGACTCCACAGTACAGGAGACCATTATGAAGAGTAAcactcaaatatatatatatatatttttttgtcacatgcgccgaatacaaccggtgtagaccttacagggaaatgcttacttacgagcccttaaccaacaatgcagttttaaaaaatacagataagaataacaaataaaagtaacaagtaattaaacagctgcagtaaaataacaatagcaagactatatacaggggggtactggtacaaagtcaatgtgcgggggacaccggttagttgaggtaatatgtacatgtaagtggagttattaaagtgactatgcacagatgataacagagtagcagcggtgtaaaagggggggggggattgcaaattgtctgggtagccatttgattagttgttcaggagtcttatggcttgggggtagaagctgtttagaagcctcttggacctagacttggcactccggtactgcttgccatgcagtagcagagcgAACAGtctgactaaggtggctggagtctgacaatttttagggccttcctctgacacttcctggtatagaggtcctggatggcaggaagcttggccccagtgatgttcagggccgttcacactaccctctgtagtgacttgcggtcggaggccgagcagttgccataccaggcagtgatgcaacccttcaggatgctctcgatggtgcagctgtagaaccttttgaggatctgaggacccatgccaaatcttttcagtctcctgagagggaataggttttgtcgtgccctcttcacaaccgtcttggtgtgcttggaccatgttagtttgttgatgtggacaccaaggaacttgaagccctcaacctgctctactacaacccggcgatgagaatgggggcgtgctcggtcctcttctATATTCCACAATCatcccctttgtcttgatgacgtggagggggaggttgttgtcctggcactacacggccaggtctctgacctccttgtAGGTTGTCTCATCGTTGATCAGGCAAACCACTtttgtcgtcggcaaacttaatgatggtgttggagtcgtgcctggccgtgcagtcatgagtgaacagggagtacaggaggggactgagcatgcaacACTGAGGGgctcgtgttgaggatcagcatggcagatgtgctgttacctacccttgccacctgggggcggcctgtcaggaagtccaggatcgagttgcagagggaggcatttagtcccaaggtccttagcgTATTGattagctttgagggcactatggtgttgaatgctgagctgtagtcaatgaatagcattctcacatatgtgttgcttttgtccaggtgggaaagggctgtgtggagtgcaatagagattgcatcatctgtggatctgttggaataggtctagggtttctgggataatggtgttgtgagccatgaccaaccttgcGAAGCACTTCATGGACTGTGGCCAACCATCAGGTTATGATGATCAATTGTATGTTTTATTTGACATCCTTGTACAAATGTCAGCAACAAGCTGAATTGAAAGTACAACTTAAATACAAATTAACAAAAACACAATATACAAACACAGCTATCTTCAACTGTTTAGCAGGCGAACCAAAGCTGGGATAGCACTGCAGAGATAGTTATCGGTCCTGCGGTGTAGATCCTAGGTCTAGGATGTCTTTCAAATTGAAACTTTTTGCTGACAAGTGAAGACATTTGTCCAGTGTTGCCAGTAGTGCAGCTCCTTGACCTGAAGCAGGGAAGACCACAAGAGGGACAGAGTAGTGATTCCTTGTCACTTTTGGAGTTTGTGCAACAGTTGCTGCCTTAGATTGTATTGACAAGCATATATCACAAATCTAAATATGTTAGCCTTTCTGAAATACTCACGTTTCTTAATGATCTGTTATTGCCACTTACAAATGTCAATTATCGCAATCGTCTGACAAaataatttatttgtcacatgctttgtaagcaacaagtgtagactaacaaatgcttacttatgggacCGTCGCAACAATgcagaaaaaaaaagagaaataaaatTGAAAGATGCACAATTTCACATGAAATGGGAAGCAAGTAGAAATAGACATACCGGATCATTTTGATCTACAATTAAATTTTTCGGAGACGACGACTTTCCTTTGATTGGTTAGTAAAACAATCTTCCACTAAGTGGGCACCAGTGTACCACTGAGAAGGGTGCTGTGATCAGTATCGTTTAACTCTAATGGGAGGCCCGCCCGGGCACAGGAAGCCACTGAGTCACAGCTCCCTCCCCAAGACTATTTGGCAACATGTTAACACTCATTTCCGTCTAAGACGGCATGTCCTCTCAGCTCAACTCAAGATAAAAATTAAACAATGGCTACCAGCATGTTCCTCTCTTGGAATGTGGCATTTTCATTTACTGAGCTAATTCTTTTCACCCCTAACCCTATCCACATTTCCTCCATATTGGATACTGTACAGGCTTTTATCTTTCAGTAAATCACTGTAGTCATTTTAACCCCTCCCTCCCAATTTCTAATATTTTTCAGGATTCCCACCAGACGGGGTAAGCAGCAGCCCAGTACCTCCCCTCCACCCAGCATCAGAAGCATGGCGGGCTCAAAAGCAGGCCAAAGAGTTGGAGAGGGATGAAACAAGTGGCAGCTGCAGTGAGGCAGCCTACAGGCCAACAGAGGACCCCCTTCAGGACCTCAGTGTGCTTCTGTACGGCAGCCAGACCTACCTGCAGGTAAGACCCATCTCAGGCTATTCTCGGATTCAACACATCCGTTAGCGTTGGAGTAGAACTGAATCTATAAGTCTATGGGCATATCTCAATAATCAAATGTGGTTTCCTCGACTCACCTTTCCTCCATCCTGTGCTGACATTAAGAGGTATCTTATAACACTATTCAACTCAGCTTCCCTCGACCAAGTGCATAAGCGCTGTTTACAGCAGTTGTCTAAGTTACATTCACCTTGCTTTGGCCGATAGTTCTTCCATTTGAGGGTGGCTCAGGTCGAATAGAAAGCAAAAACATGGTCCAACCCATTTTTGTTTTTCTTAGTTGCCAAAGTTCAGTAGTAAGATAAAGCTGTACTGGCAGCCTCCATCGTCATCTGTCGATAGATATATAGGTCAGCCTCAGCTGAGCGACAGCACAAGCTAGAGCTCgtagctacactgaacaaaactataaaaagcaacatgtaaagtggtgGTCCCATgtttgagctgaaataaaagatcccagaaatgttccatatgcacaaaaaacttctctcaaatgtttacattgctgttagtgagcatttctcctttgccaagataatccatccagctgacaggtgtggcatatcaagaagctgactaaacagcatgataattacaggTGGAACTTGTTCTTGGCACAGTAAAAGgctactttaaaatgtgcagttctgtcactcaacacaatgacacagatgtctcaagttttgagaagCGTGTAAtagacatgctgactgcaggaatgtccaccagagcattGAATGTTAagttttctaccataagccacctcaaacgtcattttagagaatttggcagtatgtccaactggcctcaaccgcagaccacgtgtatgacgttgtgtgggcgagcggtttgctgatgtcaacgtcatgaacagagtaccccatgaTGGCGGCGGGGTTCTGGTATGGGCAGTCATAAGCTACAGAAaatgaacacaactgcattttatcgatggcaatttgaatgcacaaaaataccatGGTAAGATCGAGgcccttttttttaaaggtacagtgccttgcgaaagtattcggcccccttgaactttgcgaccttttgccacatttcaggcttcaaacataaagatataaaactgtattttttgtgaagaatcaacaacaagtgggacacaatcatgaagtggaacaacatttattggatatttcaaactttttaacaaatcaaaaactgaaaaattgggcgtgcaaaattattcagcccccttaagttaatactttgtagcgccaccttttgctgcgattacagctgtaagtcgcttggggtatgtctctatcagttttgcacatcgagagactgaaatcttttcccattcctccttgcaaaacagctcgagctcagtgaggttggatggaagcatttgtgaacagcagttttcagttctttccacagattctcgattggattcaggtctggactttgacttggccattctaacacctggatatgtttatttttgaaccattccattgtagattttgctttatgttttggatcattgtcttgttggaagacaaatctccgtcccagtctcaggtcttttgcagactccatcaggttttcttccagaatggtcctgtatttggctccatccatcttcccatcaattttaaccatcttccctgtccctgctgaagaaaagcaggcccaaaccatgatgctgccaccaccatgtttgacagtggggatggtgtgttcagggtgatgagctgtgttgcttttacgccaaacataacgttttgcattgttgccaaaaagttctgaccagagcaccttcttccacatgtttggtgtgtctcccaggtggcttgtggcaaactttaaacaacactttttatggatatctttaagaaatggctttcttcttgccactcttccataaaggccagatttgtgcaatatacgactgattgtcctatggacagagtctcccacctcagctgtagatctctgcagttcatccagagtgatcatgggcctcttggctgcatctctgatcagtcttctccttgtatgagctgaaagtttagagggacggccaggtcttggtagatttgcagtggtctgatactccttccatttcaatattatcgcttgcacagtgctccttgggatgtttaaagcttgggaagtCTTTTTGTATGAAACTTCTTcataacagtatctcggacctgcctggtgtgttccttgttcttcatgatgctctctgcgcttttaacggacctctgagactatcacagtgcaggtgcatttatacagagacttgattacacacaggtggattgtatttatcattagtcatttaggtcaacattggatcattcagagatccacactgaacttctggagagagtttgctgcactgaaagtaaaggggctgaataattttgcacgcccaatttttcagttttgatttgttaaaaaagtttgaaatatcaataaatgtcgttccacttcatgattttgtcccacttgttgattcttcacaaaaaatacagttttatatctttatgtttgaagcaagaaatgtggcaaaaaatcgcaaagttcaagggggccgaatactttcgcaaggcactgtatgtgaccaatggatgcatatctgtattttcagtcatgtgaaatcaatagattagggcctaatttcctcatatgaactacAACTCAGTAAAATgttcatgttgcatttatatttttgttcattataaaTATTACAGCAGTGTGGCTTGGGTGTTCCTTATGCATGCTGCTAAATCACAGCAATAATCTGTATCCAAACCATGTGCCCACCTGATTCACTTGGGAATTTCATTTTACCAGCGTTGAAGAGAACATGATTTCAGTAAGGCGCTAAACAAAGTCATGAATGTGACATCGAACTTGGCTTTCCTTTTGATAGATGCCATTCATTTTAGATTCAGAAGGTATTGAATCAGACATTCAGCGCTTCATTGAATCCtcctaaaaaattaaaaataaaaacccagGGACAGAGGCTTGAGTGAAGGGAGCGAGAGCCTTAAGGATTGCCTCTGTGCCACCTCTTGGCAGTGGATGCAACCGAGACAACGTAGGGATCTGAGAGAAACAATCTCTCTCCTTGTTGCGATGGGAAATCTTGGGCCAAACAGGATGCATCTCTTATATGGGActactcccttccccctctctgtgcTGGCCAGCAGGGAGACATGCACCTGGGCCCTCTGGAGATGAAGCTGCTGACTGTGGTGGGCCAGGCTCTTCCCCTGCACCCTGTGCCATCCGAGACCCCCGGCTCCAAAGGCTCCTCCTCAGCTCCAGAGATGCTCCAGGCTCCCGAAGACTGGCCCCTCACTGCCCGCATCATCCACAAGAGGTTCAAGTAGCCAGGCCCAAGCACTAATACACACACTTTTGTAAATCTAGCATTGGCCTCATGTTGGGATCAGAGACATTACCATTAAACCTGCAATGATTCTACAAACTCAAGGGTCTAAGAATATATTCTTAAGCAACAATTAAGCAACAACGGCACGTGCCACATGATGCTTCACAGGTTTAAAGTAGCTCAGAGTAGAAGTATTGATCGAGGTTCTGTCCATATAATTCTATTAATTAAGATCTATAAACAAACGCAAGATACTCAAATCACCCACAAACTCAAGATACTGTTGCAAAACactttattgaaaaaaaaaaaaaaacaatctacCAAATCCtgcatacatttatttatatatttaatataaacaaaaatataaatctgCAGGTACAATGCAGTTAAAATGCTAATTTGATGAATAGAATAACCTTCATGTTCTGACCATCCTGCACATGTCCCACCCACCCCCATGATGGAAATGATCCATTTTATATACACAAAGCACCGATCAACAGTGCTccatttctcccccccccccgctCAACTGGATCCTACTGCCCACTTACCCGACATTCATTTAACatactttatctgtgcttgaGTGATCTTGTATGGCTTAatagaccaatagaatagtcccaaaactgCTAACCCAGCCCTTCTGGCACTCTAGACAAGCTAGAGCAAACAAAGTATttaaaagatttcaaatagtatttcaaCCTAGATCTGACACTTAGAGCTGACCAGTGACATCCACAGCTCTTTCCCCTGCCCCCTGTGACCACCTCCTTTCCCCCAACCCAGATGCTGGTCTATGTAAAGATGGCCTGAGCATGAAGGACACTCTGCACATTCATTTTGGAAAGGCAGCCATAGAATAGTTCCATGTAAAATAAATTACATGCCAAGTGTAAAGCATAAAATGTGGATCGTTCCCAACGCAATGCCGGCAAATCACAAATGTAGTGCTTTGCTAGTGAGTGAAAATGTTCccttaagaaaaaaaaaagaccCAAGCTCACAGAATTGACTATTGAATCATTAAAC from Oncorhynchus tshawytscha isolate Ot180627B linkage group LG09, Otsh_v2.0, whole genome shotgun sequence encodes the following:
- the ccdc83 gene encoding coiled-coil domain-containing protein 83 isoform X1, which gives rise to MGKKSSDEDKTTLAEAFINFQLQVKRKEIHECQEEVSQLETKKQRHTELREQLKEEQLGHIKVLRKQAKEQESKLEQREVVNKEQVEQALQQNLELVRSQEKELAELRAEVIRLEEEVLVLQAERHIRQEYKMAGSQEHQQQIQHLEAELAQMQKGFQEMADNIQRSLDVTFNEIDKKTVHLIDDKKQLATERAIKHLDKHSRQEIKENEWLKRELAIYTREVSITALAVQQLEEENLEHMGQLFERRLEDLQISRNVFLTQAAGLGPSDSTVQETIMKRFPPDGVSSSPVPPLHPASEAWRAQKQAKELERDETSGSCSEAAYRPTEDPLQDLSVLLYGSQTYLQQGDMHLGPLEMKLLTVVGQALPLHPVPSETPGSKGSSSAPEMLQAPEDWPLTARIIHKRFK
- the ccdc83 gene encoding coiled-coil domain-containing protein 83 isoform X2, coding for MGKKSSDEDKTTLAEAFINFQLQVKRKEIHECQEEVSQLETKKQRHTELREQLKEEQLGHIKVLRKQAKEQESKLEQREVVNKEQVEQALQQNLELVRSQEKELAELRAEVIRLEEEVLVLQAERHIRQEYKMAGSQEHQQQIQHLEAELAQMQKGFQEMADNIQRSLDVTFNEIDKKTVHLIDDKKQLATERAIKHLDKHSRQEIKENEWLKRELAIYTREVSITALAVQQLEEENLEHMGQLFERRLEDLQISRNVFLTQAAGLGPSDSTVQETIMKRFPPDGVSSSPVPPLHPASEAWRAQKQAKELERDETSGSCSEAAYRPTEDPLQDLSVLLYGSQTYLQGDMHLGPLEMKLLTVVGQALPLHPVPSETPGSKGSSSAPEMLQAPEDWPLTARIIHKRFK
- the ccdc83 gene encoding coiled-coil domain-containing protein 83 isoform X3; this encodes MGKKSSDEDKTTLAEAFINFQLQVKRKEIHECQEEVSQLETKKQRHTELREQLKEEQLGHIKVLRKQAKEQESKLEQREVVNKEQVEQALQQNLELVRSQEKELAELRAEVIRLEEEVLVLQAERHIRQEYKMAGSQEHQQQIQHLEAELAQMQKGFQEMADNIQRSLDVTFNEIDKKTVHLIDDKKQLATELAIYTREVSITALAVQQLEEENLEHMGQLFERRLEDLQISRNVFLTQAAGLGPSDSTVQETIMKRFPPDGVSSSPVPPLHPASEAWRAQKQAKELERDETSGSCSEAAYRPTEDPLQDLSVLLYGSQTYLQQGDMHLGPLEMKLLTVVGQALPLHPVPSETPGSKGSSSAPEMLQAPEDWPLTARIIHKRFK